The genomic window GGTTGGGATCAAAACCGTCCACCTTTTGTCGTTGCGATTCGTTTACGTGAACCAAACGAAGACGATGGACCATGGCCGCTCGACACCGTCTTCATCGATACGAAAACAGACAAAATAACCGTTTATGACGGAACGATGCCGCGCGCTTGGCAAGCGTACGCTAGTCACGTCGAACGGGCACAACAACGGTGGCAAACGATCGTTCCGTGGCTGAGCAAAAACGGGGAGTTGCGCAACGAACTAAACGAAGAAGAAGCTTGGCGCTTTTTAGTCGAAGCCACCATTGAACTCGCCGAAGCAGGCGTCCGCGTCATTGTGCCGTCGTGGTGGGAAGTTGTCAAACAAACAAAGCTTCGGGTAAAAGCTCGCGTGAAATCATCCTCGACATCGATATTTGGATTAAATGCGCTCCTCGATTTCGATTGGCGCATCGCCACAAACGATGTCGAATTGACAGAACAGCAATTTGCAGAGCTCGTGGCTCAAAAACGTCGCCTTGTGCGCATTCGCGATCAATGGGTACAGCTCGACCCTGCGCTTATTCAACGCGTTCAAACGCTAATGAAACAAGCAAAAAAAGAAGGGCTATCCATTCGCGACGTACTCGCGCAAACACTTGCCAACCAACAAATAAAACAAGAGGACGATGAAGATCCAATTGACATTGAACTGAACCGTTCGTTTACATCGCTTATTCAAAAATTAAAACATATCGACCATATCCCGACCGTCCCCGTGCCAAAAACGTTTCACGGCACGTTGCGCCCATATCAACAACGCGGGGTCGATTGGCTCGTCTTTTTGCGCCAGTTCGGCTTTGGCGGCTGTTTAGCTGATGATATGGGGCTTGGGAAAACGATACAAATGCTCGCCTATTTTGCATATGTGAAAGAAAATGAGAAACGACATGCGCCTGCCTTGCTCATTTGTCCGACGAGCGTCATCGGCAACTGGCAAAAAGAATGTAAGCAATTCGTTCCGTCTTTAAACGTTTACGTCCATCACGGGTCAAATCGCGAACACGGCGATGCGTTTGCCGAAAAAGTAAAAAGCTACGACCTCGTCATTACATCATATAGCTTGGCGCATTTAGATTTTGATGACTTAGCCGTCATCGACTGGGACGTCATTTGTTTAGATGAAGCACAAAACATAAAAAACGCCCAAACGAAGCAAGCGCGCGCCATTCGCAAGCTGAAAGGGCGCCATAAAATCGCGCTTACCGGGACACCGATTGAAAACCGGTTAAACGAGCTTTGGAGCATTTTCCACTTTTTAAATCCGGGCTACTTAGGCTCACAAACAGAATTTCAACGCCGTTTTGCGACGCCGATTGAAAAAAATGGCGATCAGCAAGCAACAGAAAAACTACAAAACTTGATTCGCCCGTTTTTACTGCGCCGAACAAAAACAGATGAACGCATTGCGCTTGATTTGCCAGATAAACTAGAACAAAAAGAATATTGTCCGCTAACCGTCGAACAAGCTTCATTATATGAACAAATTGTGCAACAGTCGCTCGAAAAACTCGAACAAGTGGACGGCTTTGCGCGGCGCGGGATTATTTTACAAATGTTAAACAATTTAAAACAACTATGCGATCACCCTGCGCTTTATTTAAAAGAAGAGCATCCAAAACAAGTCGTTGAACGGTCACATAAACTAGAAAAATTGCTTGAACTTGTCGAACAAATTCGCGAAAACGGAGAAAGCTGTTTAATTTTCACCCAATATATTCAAATGGGTGAAATGATCCAACAGGTGTTATCGACACATTTGAAACAAACGGTCGTCTTTTTAAACGGAAGCACACCGAAACAGACGCGCGACAAAATGATTGAGCAGTTTCAAAATGGACAGTTTCATATATTCATTTTATCGCTCAAAGCAGGCGGCACAGGGCTAAACTTAACGGCCGCAAATCACGTCATCCATTTCGACCGTTGGTGGAACCCAGCCGTTGAAAATCAAGCGACAGACCGCGCCTATCGGATCGGGCAAACGAAATTCGTCCACGTGCATAAATTCATTACAACCGGAACAGTCGAAGAAAAAATTGACGAAATGATTGAAATGAAACAAGCGCTCAACGAACAGCTCATCCAAAGCGACACGTGGATTACCGAACTGTCCAACGAACAACTACGCGAACTATTTACGCTTTCATGAGGTGAAACATGGCAAAGAAAAAAGAAAGTTGGGAAAAGCTCATTGAACAAATGTTAAAAAAACTAGCAGAGCGAAAAAAATAAACAGCCGGCACGATCGGCTGTTTATTTTTGAATGTAAAACTTTCTCGGTAACGTAAAACTATATACAATCGGAATAATAAATAAAGTTAAAAAGGTGCTGCTTATTAGTCCGCCAATGACCGTAATCGCCATCGGTTGATTCAGTTCCGCTCCGTCACCGATGCCAAAAGCAAGCGGCAACAACCCTAAAATCGTCGTTAACGCCGTCATTAAAATCGGACGAAGACGAAGTTTTACCGCTGTAACAATAATATCTCGCTCTCCGCGCGCACGCATCTGGTTCATATAGTCAACAAGCACGATCGCGTTGTTCACGACAATCCCCGCAAGGACAATGCCACCGATAATGACCATGACGCTCATCGGCGTATGGGTTAGCCATAATCCAGCTGTAATGCCGATGATCATAAGCGGAATAGTAAACATAATAATAAACGGATGTTTAAACGATTCAAACTGCGCCGCCATCACAAGATAGACGAACGTCACCGCCAATGCAAACGCTAACGCTAAATCGTCAATCGACGATTCTAATAGCTCCCGATCGCCACCGAAGACGATTTCTGTTTCAGACGGAAGATCGAGCTTGGCAATTTCTCGATCGACAAGCGCAGATATGTCACTCAGCGTCACCGAACTTTTATATTTCACCGTAAACTGCACAGCGCTCTGTTCATTTACGCGCTGAATTTGGACGCGGCTTTTTCCAACGGTGACAGAGGCGATATCGCCAAGTTTCACAAACGAACCGTCCGGCTTTTTCACAAGCAACTGCTTTAAGTCAGATACAGAATTTTTCACGTTTTCATCGTATTCGACCGTCACATCATATACGTTCGCAGAGGCGTCAATGATGCGCGTCGCTGTCATTCCGCGCGTCATTTGTTGGGCAACAACCGCCACTTGTGCTGGCGTCAGCCCATGTTGTAACGCTTTATCGCGATCGATCTGTACTTGAATTTCATCGACCGTTTCCGATAAATCTGTCGATACTTCTTTCACTTCTTTTAACGCCTTTACTCGTTTTTCAATTTGGCTCACGACTTGCTTTAAGCGCTGTTCATCCGTATCTTTCACACTAAATGTTAACGTATTTGGCGCACTTCCTGTCGACGCTTGCAAGTTAAACGATACTTCCGCTGTTTGATTCACGTTTTTTACCGCTTTTTGCACAGGCGACTTTAATTTATCAACGATGACAAACACAGACCGTTTCCGCTCATCTTTCGGTTTCATTTTCACATATATTTCCGCGACGTTGCTTTGTGTCGTTCCGCGAAACGACTGTTCTTGCGTTGAACCGATGAGACTCACATACGTTTCAATCTCATCGACTTTCTTTAACTCATGTTCAATGGCCGCAACGACGCGCTCTGTCGCTTCTAAAGAGTAGCCGTCATCCGTTTGCACGCGAATCGAGAAAAATCCTTCATCTGTATTGGGCAAAAACTGCATCCCTACTTTCGTTAACCCGACAACCCCGACGCCAAGCAAGCCAACTGCGAACAATAACACGATCAAACGATGACGCAACGCCCAACGCACACTTTTTTCCAACGCGCGCATCGATGCGGAAGATAATCGCGCTTCTTCCCGATAACGTCGACGCGGACGTAGCCAACGGCTCGCAAGCATCGGCACAACCGTTAACGCGACAAACAACGAAGCAAGTAGACTAAACGCAATCGTTAATGCAAATTCGGTAAACAAATCACCAATTAATCCGGTAATAAACAATACAGGAATAAATACCGCCACGCTCGTCAACGTCGAGGCGACAATGGCGCTTCCGACTTCGCTCACCCCATCTTTTGCCGCTTCTTTCGGCTCTTTCCCCATCGCTAAATGGCGCGAAATATTTTCAATGACGACGATCGAGTTGTCGACAAGCATGCCGATTCCGAGTGCCAATCCGCCAAGCGTCATAATGTTTAACGTAAAGTCGGAAAAATACATTAAAACGAACGTTACAATGACCGAATACGGAATGGCGATGCCGATAATGATCGGGCTTTTCATATTGCGTAAAAATAAAAACAATACAGCCATCGCAAACGCGCCACCTAAAACGAGCGATTGGGCAATATTGCGAATCGTCCGTTCAATAAACTCACCTTGATCAAATAATATATCGACATGTACGTTTTTAAACTGTTCTTTTTTCAATAACTTGTCTAGCTGCTTTTGAAACGATTGTGACACTTCCGCTGTGTTCGCATCCGCCTTTTGCAGCACGCTCATCAGCACAGATGGCCGTTCATTCGTGCGAGTAATCGTTTGTTGTTGCGGGGAAATAAGCTCAACTTTCGCCACGTCTTGTAGACGAATGCGTTCATTCGTCAACGGATTGATCGCAACAACAAGCTTTTTTAAATCATCAACCGATTGCACCGTACTTAAAATGCGCGTCGACAATTGCCGCTCATCGATGACAACCGTTTCACCCGGCAGCGACACGTTATTGGCTGAAATCAAGTTAGCGATATCTTGTTGAGAAAGGCGATATGTACGAAGCTTATTCGGATCAACGAGCACGCGCACCCGTTTCGTTAACGTGCCCGATACGTTCACGCTCGCCACACCTTCCGTTTTGGCAAGCTCCGCTTTTAACTGTTGCGCTAATGCGTTCAACTCACCCGTTCCGTCTTTGCTCGTTAACGTCATTTGAATGACCGGAAACTGCGACGGGTCAAACTTTAAAAATCGTGGCTTTTGCACATCATCGGGAAGCGGGGCTTGATCGATGCGCTGCATCACATCATTTTGCATCTCATCAATAACTGTCGCCCATGAAAACTGCAATAAAATGAGCGCTGAGCCTTCTTGAGATGTTGACGTCATCGACTTTAACCCCGGTAACGTCGCTAAACTGCTTTCTAACGGCTTCGTCACTTTTTCAAGCACTTCCGTTGGCCCTGCCCCCGGATACGTTGCCACCACAACCCCAACAGGTGGCTGAATATCTGGGATTAACTTCATCGGAATATTTAACAACGATACCGCCCCTAAAAG from Anoxybacillus gonensis includes these protein-coding regions:
- a CDS encoding DEAD/DEAH box helicase, with product MQLELQSRWLDEQKQFFIYSDDAHPSNWRDLVFCWHEETFYGTFAPIETIGTHIGVLLSPWEALTFFAYPSTNGLIEIIWDEQSKQFQAWAKQIITHIEQKQFMPDFEAWKKGQFGWKGTEEDHPFVAMWRSEAINNWIQSDIELKETWEQIVKTYPLLTSDAAPWVDEHDWLTEIGWDQNRPPFVVAIRLREPNEDDGPWPLDTVFIDTKTDKITVYDGTMPRAWQAYASHVERAQQRWQTIVPWLSKNGELRNELNEEEAWRFLVEATIELAEAGVRVIVPSWWEVVKQTKLRVKARVKSSSTSIFGLNALLDFDWRIATNDVELTEQQFAELVAQKRRLVRIRDQWVQLDPALIQRVQTLMKQAKKEGLSIRDVLAQTLANQQIKQEDDEDPIDIELNRSFTSLIQKLKHIDHIPTVPVPKTFHGTLRPYQQRGVDWLVFLRQFGFGGCLADDMGLGKTIQMLAYFAYVKENEKRHAPALLICPTSVIGNWQKECKQFVPSLNVYVHHGSNREHGDAFAEKVKSYDLVITSYSLAHLDFDDLAVIDWDVICLDEAQNIKNAQTKQARAIRKLKGRHKIALTGTPIENRLNELWSIFHFLNPGYLGSQTEFQRRFATPIEKNGDQQATEKLQNLIRPFLLRRTKTDERIALDLPDKLEQKEYCPLTVEQASLYEQIVQQSLEKLEQVDGFARRGIILQMLNNLKQLCDHPALYLKEEHPKQVVERSHKLEKLLELVEQIRENGESCLIFTQYIQMGEMIQQVLSTHLKQTVVFLNGSTPKQTRDKMIEQFQNGQFHIFILSLKAGGTGLNLTAANHVIHFDRWWNPAVENQATDRAYRIGQTKFVHVHKFITTGTVEEKIDEMIEMKQALNEQLIQSDTWITELSNEQLRELFTLS
- a CDS encoding efflux RND transporter permease subunit; its protein translation is MGISHFSIRRPVLTFVSMIIVILLGAVSLLNIPMKLIPDIQPPVGVVVATYPGAGPTEVLEKVTKPLESSLATLPGLKSMTSTSQEGSALILLQFSWATVIDEMQNDVMQRIDQAPLPDDVQKPRFLKFDPSQFPVIQMTLTSKDGTGELNALAQQLKAELAKTEGVASVNVSGTLTKRVRVLVDPNKLRTYRLSQQDIANLISANNVSLPGETVVIDERQLSTRILSTVQSVDDLKKLVVAINPLTNERIRLQDVAKVELISPQQQTITRTNERPSVLMSVLQKADANTAEVSQSFQKQLDKLLKKEQFKNVHVDILFDQGEFIERTIRNIAQSLVLGGAFAMAVLFLFLRNMKSPIIIGIAIPYSVIVTFVLMYFSDFTLNIMTLGGLALGIGMLVDNSIVVIENISRHLAMGKEPKEAAKDGVSEVGSAIVASTLTSVAVFIPVLFITGLIGDLFTEFALTIAFSLLASLFVALTVVPMLASRWLRPRRRYREEARLSSASMRALEKSVRWALRHRLIVLLFAVGLLGVGVVGLTKVGMQFLPNTDEGFFSIRVQTDDGYSLEATERVVAAIEHELKKVDEIETYVSLIGSTQEQSFRGTTQSNVAEIYVKMKPKDERKRSVFVIVDKLKSPVQKAVKNVNQTAEVSFNLQASTGSAPNTLTFSVKDTDEQRLKQVVSQIEKRVKALKEVKEVSTDLSETVDEIQVQIDRDKALQHGLTPAQVAVVAQQMTRGMTATRIIDASANVYDVTVEYDENVKNSVSDLKQLLVKKPDGSFVKLGDIASVTVGKSRVQIQRVNEQSAVQFTVKYKSSVTLSDISALVDREIAKLDLPSETEIVFGGDRELLESSIDDLALAFALAVTFVYLVMAAQFESFKHPFIIMFTIPLMIIGITAGLWLTHTPMSVMVIIGGIVLAGIVVNNAIVLVDYMNQMRARGERDIIVTAVKLRLRPILMTALTTILGLLPLAFGIGDGAELNQPMAITVIGGLISSTFLTLFIIPIVYSFTLPRKFYIQK